The Terriglobia bacterium nucleotide sequence TAGCGCCGGACGACGGAATCGGTTGTGCCGGTGGACACGCCGGTGATGTGGGCGACATTCCGCAGCGCAAACGGCTCCAGAATTTTCGCCAGGGCATGCGACCACCTCCACTTGGGAGGACGCTGGCTTTTCGGCTTGCTCAAGTAGTAGTCGGTGACCCAGGGATCCTGGTAATCCACGACGTAGGGAATGCGGAAGCGCCGGTAGGCGAGGCGGCCGAGCACCATGGTGGGATACGGGGGAACAGACAGCAACAGCAAGTCAACGGTTCGGCGGGCACAAATTTTCTGGATGGCTTTCCACTGCTGGCGCAGCGAGCGCAGTCCAAGATCGCCGATGCCGATCTTGCGCGTCCACTGCGGTGAAGCGGCCGCGGTGCGAATCACCTCCAGGCCGTCAGGCAGAAGGCGCTCATTCTCCGCGTCGGTGGCGTGCTCGTAGCAACGCGGGTCCACGGAAAGGACCACCGGATTCCAGTCGAACTCGCGCAGGTGCCGGACCAGGAAGCGGAGCCGCAGCGCCGGAGGCATGCTGCTGGGCACGAAATCGGGCCCGACGACGAGGACAGTTTTCATGGACGGCGGAAGGCGGTTGGCGAGGTGCGCGGAATGTTGGGCGGCCTCCTCAGAAACGGTAGATCGCCAGGTTGGCCAGCATGCCGAGCATCGAACCGGCGCCGCCCGGCATCATCCCTTTGGCCCGGCTTGAGGGCACGAACACGATGTCGTCCGCCAGTACCTCGACATCGCCCGCCTTGGCCTGCATGATCTTTTTCAGATCAATGTCCTTGCTCTCCAGGCCCTTGGGCGTGCGCCGGATCACGCGCGTGTGGCTGAGGACCGCCATGCGGGTGGGACCATTGGCCGCTGCCAGGATCTGCAGCAGGCTTGGGGTCTGCGTCGTCTCCATGACGAACGCACCCGGACGGTTCACTTCCCCGATGACGTACACCGTGCCCGCCTTCGAAACGTTGATGGTGTCACCGGGCTGGATCTCCACATTAGCCTGGTTGGCGGCCAGGCCATTTTCCAGGGTGACCACAACCGGTTTGTTCGGCTCCTTGGAGTGGGTGATGGTCACGGTCTTGCCGGCACGAGCCGTGAGCCCGCCGGCAATCAGGAAAAGATCGTACAGGCGCCGCGCATTCATCGCCGAGTAAATCCCGGGACGAGTCACTTCTCCCATCACCGAGATGCCCTGGGTCATGTACTCCTTGATGTAGATGGTGACGTGGGGATTGTGAAGGAAACCGCCGCTTTCGTACTTTTCATTGATTTGCGCCTGCGCCG carries:
- a CDS encoding polysaccharide export protein, with the translated sequence MPLLVSVLARRVWIAVLVAGFLCAATQAQSDRPSDSGQPATQQSQPPNASDAKAPPAAPEGNAAPSGRMQISSPASSTPVDMLIGPGDEGDMTVYGVPELSTHFRVESSGDAYLPLIGKFHMAGLSADAAQAQINEKYESGGFLHNPHVTIYIKEYMTQGISVMGEVTRPGIYSAMNARRLYDLFLIAGGLTARAGKTVTITHSKEPNKPVVVTLENGLAANQANVEIQPGDTINVSKAGTVYVIGEVNRPGAFVMETTQTPSLLQILAAANGPTRMAVLSHTRVIRRTPKGLESKDIDLKKIMQAKAGDVEVLADDIVFVPSSRAKGMMPGGAGSMLGMLANLAIYRF